Proteins from a single region of Eublepharis macularius isolate TG4126 chromosome 9, MPM_Emac_v1.0, whole genome shotgun sequence:
- the SLC38A2 gene encoding sodium-coupled neutral amino acid symporter 2: MTKAEMGKLNTSPDEDSSSYSSNSNDFNYPYPSKPDPKSHYLDMDPENQNFLLESNPGKKKYETEYHPGTTSFGMSVFNLSNAIVGSGILGLSYAMANTGIALFVILLVFVSIFSLYSVHLLLKTANEGGSLLYEQLGMKAFGMAGKLAASGSITMQNIGAMSSYLYIVKYELPLVIKAFMNIEENTGQWYLNGDYLVLLVSLVLILPLSLLKNLGYLGYTSGFSLLCMVFFLIVVICKKFQIDVCGLDYSMVNETLNATLEHLSTAASFHGTTHNITDDDMCTPKYFIFNSQTVYAVPILTFSFVCHPAILPIYEELKSRSRRRMMKVSNVSFFAMFLMYLLAALFGYLTFYGSVEPELLHTYSKLLGSDILLLIVRLAVLMAVTLTVPVVIFPIRSSITQLLCAGKEFSWLRHCAITVALLIFTNVLVIFVPTIRDIFGFIGASAAAMLIFILPSAFYIKLVKKEPMKSVQKIGALLFLLSGMFVMTGSMTLIILDWTHNASSNGH; this comes from the exons ATGACCAAAGCTGAGATGGGCAAGCTCAATACTTCCCCTGATGAAGACAGCAGCAGCTACAGCTCCAACAGCAATGACTTCAACTACCCCTACCCATCCAAACCAGATCCTAAGAG CCATTATCTAGACATGGATCCAGAGAACCAAAACTTTTTACTTGAATCCAATCCTGGGAAGAAGAAATATGAAACTGAATAT CATCCAGGTACTACTTCCTTTGGAATGTCAGTATTTAACCTCAGCAATGCTATTGTGGGTAGTGGCATCTTGGGGCTGTCCTACGCCATGGCAAACACAGGAATTGCTCTTTTTGT aattcttCTAGTCTTTGTGTCAATATTCTCTTTGTATTCCGTTCACCTCCTTTTGAAGACTGCTAACGAAGGAG GATCTCTGTTATATGAACAGTTAGGAATGAAGGCATTTGGCATGGCCGGGAAACTCGCAGCATCTGGCTCAATCACAATGCAGAACATTGGAG CTATGTCAAGCTACCTCTACATAGTGAAATATGAGTTACCATTGGTCATCAAGGCATTTATGAACATCGAAGAAAACACAGG ACAATGGTATCTGAATGGTGACTACTTGGTCCTGTTGGTATCCTTGGTGCTTATTCTTCCTTTGTCCCTGTTGAAAAATTTAG GTTATCTGGGTTACACAAGTGGATTTTCCTTACTGTGCATGGTCTTCTTTCTGATCGTT GTCATTTGCAAGAAATTTCAGATTGATGTTTGTGGACTGGATTACAGTATGGTTAATGAAACTCTGAATGCCACCTTAGAACATCTTTCAACTGCGGCAAGTTTTCATGGAACAACACACAATATAACTGATGATGACATGTGCACACCAAAATATTTCATCTTCAATTCACAG ACTGTCTACGCTGTACCGATCTTAACTTTTTCCTTTGTCTGCCATCCTGCTATTCTTCCCATTTATGAAGAACTGAAAAG CCGAAGCCGTAGAAGAATGATGAAAGTGTCCAACGTTTCATTCTTTGCCATGTTCCTCATGTACCTTTTGGCTGCTCTCTTCGGCTACTTGACATTTTATG GGAGTGTTGAGCCGGAGCTACTTCATACATACTCTAAATTGCTGGGATCTGATATTCTTCTCCTTATTGTCCGTTTGGCTGTCCTGATGGCCGTCACCCTTACAGTGCCAGTTGTCATTTTTCCA ATCCGCAGCTCCATCACTCAGTTGTTGTGCGCAGGGAAGGAATTCAGTTGGTTGCGACACTGCGCTATCACAGTGGCTCTCTTGATATTTACCAACGTTCTTGTAATCTTCGTTCCCACCATTCGAGATATATTTGGGTTCATTG GTGCATCTGCTGCTGCCATGCTGATCTTTATCCTGCCATCAGCTTTCTACATTAAACTTGTGAAGAAGGAACCTATGAAATCAGTACAGAAGATTGGG GCTCTTCTTTTCCTGCTCAGTGGCATGTTTGTGATGACCGGAAGTATGACTTTGATCATTCTGGATTGGACCCACAATGCTTCTTCCAATGGCCATTAA